The DNA segment GACAGAGAGGCTATGTAGACAAAGcatgatttatttcaaaattcatcAGCAGGAGACTAAGAGAAGTGAAGAGCAAAGACTTTTTCTAAATTACTTGAAGGGTTCCAAGAGAAGAAATACCTCCTGAAAATGCACAAGGGCCACAGAAGCCCCTCATTAAGTAGTTCCAGACTCAAGCCCTCCTAGACACTCCTCCCTGCTTCTCTTGGCATTCTGTTACAccactttattttctctcttcttgtatcattttaatttaaatgtgtcTTTGTTATTGGAATATTATAAGCTATACCTATTAAAAGGAGGTTTATAAAACCATTATAGAAGATTTCAGGATATTCttatgctgttttttttctttaatacctTCACTAAGatccatgcctggcctataagacaaaaatagccaagataatccaaCCAGAAGAGCCACCACGAGATTCACCACAATCCATGGCTGGAGAATCTGTTCCTCAATTCCTGCTTCCCTAAAAATGTAGAAATACTCATTAGAAGTGCCTTCAGTTTGGttcatatacacaaatatatctattttatgAACTTTAAGAAAAAACAGCAGTCCTCTCCTAGAGAAATAACAAGTAAAGcgtgaaagaaaatataatttccctGTAAAATATACCACATATATAATGAGAACAAGGGTTCAAAGGTTATTTAAACTCTGAACAGATCTGCTGTATACGTTCATATAAATGCAAAGTTAGTATTCCCAAGAAAATTCTCTAAAAGTTTTCCTTCCAACTACCATGACATTAATCCTCAATAAAGTATCTTTGCTTTCTCTTTACCTAATGTCCCTAGCCACTCTCTCAAAAGACTACTTTTGGATGCTACGTGCagcatttggggaaaaaaaaaaaaaaaaagactgcttctCTAAGTTTTATGAACTATAATCTCAGCCATCCTGTCAGCTTCATGGCTGGCCGCTGATGTGCAGATGTTGGCTCTCCCTATTCTGCTCTTTCTAGCATTGCTTGGTTTTCTGAAtctatcccagctactcactccCATCACTGTTCTGGGGTATGAAACTCCCTGACAGGGGGTAAGAATGCAGGGCTCCTTCCGTCCATCATATGAtgacttattttaaaactataacttggctgggcgcagtggctcacgcctataatcccaacactatgggaggccaaggcgggtggatcacctgaggtcagaagttcaagaccagcctggccaacatggtgaagcccatttctacaaaaatacaaaaattagccaggcatgatggcgggtgcctgtaatcccagctactcgggaggctaagactgcagaatcgcttgaacccaggaggcggtggctgcactgagccgagatagtgccgttgcactccagcatgggtgacacagcgagactctatctcgaaaaaaaaaaaactataacttGAAGAtctaaaacagatttttaaaaggaagatatttcattaaaaatgcagGTGGACATAACAATAGTCACCCATTAACCAAAGGAATAAGTATTTTCTTGCCATATATTTGGAAACAAAAACAGAGCCTTCATTATTTGCAGTTGAAAAAGAATGGAAGGATAAGAAAAGTTGCTGTTATTGCCATTAACAATTGCTAATGTCATTGTGAATTCTTACCAGAGGCTACCATTAACAGAAGAAGGTGTGTAAAGGTGGATTCTGTCACTTGTCATTTGCTGACTCAGAGATAGTATAAGAGCAGTAAAGTACactgagaaaaagacaaatgaaattactaataatttttaacaacctggtttattttgaatttatagattaatatCGAAAATAATCTATACTTTGGTGACTGATgatataaaagaaatttatttgacgaaataaatatatttcaataggCCAGATATCCTTATATAAATTTTTGAGAACAATAGGTGCAGAAGGATCTTTTGAGACGTTCACTATTTCATCATTAGAACTGAGAAGAACCTAgaacatctttttaaaagttaaatgacttgctcaaggtcctaAAACTAGTTTTATTAATATTCTCAAAACTTAGAACAAAATGCATTCCAAATGAtcagaaagatataaaatattgtttgttATTAAAAGGCCATACCTGCTGAATCTGTTTAATGTCaagtagaaaatacaaaagttaaaaagtaagtAATACAGTACAATAAATTAAGCTTTTCAAAGTTATTTAGATGAACctcaattgaaaaaataattctatcaaTATTATGCCTTTTATGTTTCTAATTACAAATTCACTGAACATCTATAGGTAATGTTTATAAGGAGCAGtaatacaacttttaaaaaaaattatatttatcctGGTTCAAAATTATGGTATAACTGAAGAATTAACACAGTTATCATGTTAAACTGCTTACTCACAGAAAGATGCTAAAGCTGTAGGATCCAGGGCCAAAAAATTTCGGATTGCTACTGATATTTTAGCAAAGTCAAtcctagaaaatataaaagtttctTGTCACAGCGCAGTTGTAAACTTCTTAACAAAACTTTACTTTCTTGACTATAGTTTTTTCCTTCTCTAGTCTAATGCTACCACATATACTATTATTAGGTTTTAAGTAGCTACAGTGTATACTTAACACACATGACAAAATCATCTAATTTACAAAGGCCACATAAAACATCTAACTAGACTACTTTGGACAACATTCCTTTGGGGTTAAAACATcctaaagaaaattaaacttgATCTACAAAATTTCATTAGTTTCTACCTCTTTCTATTACCCATATCATTAGGCTCTAACTcggtggattttttttaaaaggggctAAATTGTGTTCCCAAAAAGATACGTTGAACTCCTAACCTGGAGTACttatgaatgtgaccttatttggaagcaggatctttgcagatgtaataaaGATAAGATAAGGTCATTAGGATgaaccctaatccagtatgactgctGTCCTTATTAGAAGAGACACAGATACAGAGATACACAGGGGGAAAGCGCTGCGTGACGATAGAGGCAAATATTGGAATGATGCATCtacagccaaggaatgccaaggactgTCAGCAACCACTGAAGTGAGGGGAAGGTcatgaaacagattctccctcagagcccTGGAAAAAGGAATCAACCCTGGCCACATCCTGATTGCAGACTGCTCGCCTCCAGACCCATAAGAGAATAAATGTGCTGTTTTCAGCCAGCCAgtgtgtggtactttgttacagcagtgcTAGGAGACAAATACAAATGCTCTGAGTTTCACCTATACCTGATTTAGATGGCATTTAGGAACTTCTGAGTTGACTATATTTGGATGAAATTTTGGACCTATGAATTGATGCTGGAATGGGTGAAGTCTTTTGGGAATATTTTGTTTACAATGGTCTCATCCcctcaaaaaagaacagaagtagACTGGCCTTAAAACTTTTTGAAGTAACATTGATACTCTATAATTCTATTTTGAAAACTATCATGGTCAGTGACACATTTTGCTCAGCATTTCCTCCTGAAGAAGTTAGACAGATCTGGAGTCATAGGCATTACCTGTCAAAAGCTGAAATTGTACTCAGAGCCAAAAGCAAGTACAGAAGACTCTGGAATGGATACGCTAGGGTCTTATATTGTTGCAGAAGGTTTGAGAGGTTGGATAGCTGATCTCCTGCTAGAACATATATCACAACAATATTCCACACAGCACAGCCAGCCAAGAATCCATGAGAAAAGAGACCAATCATCCTGAATGGAAAAGGGTTTGATTATTATACATGAATTACTAAAGTAAAAAgctaaaacatgtttaaaatctCTTCATATACaagaataaaattcaacatttcatGACAAGTAAAAGCAAGCTCTTTCTTTTTAGTTACACTGATAGGTAGATCACTCAATTCCAATaggatgtttaaaaaatatacctaCCTACCATTTTAAGTTGTCATTTCATTAACAATATTGAACAACCAagaggttatttttttctttaattacagaactcagttaacatttattttaagaaaagtcCAACAAAAGCAGCCACCTGAAAGCCCGGTGCACTGTAAGTGCCACATCTCTGGTGGTCCAGGAAGGCTTCATGTCCATTGACACATCTATGTTTTCTGTGGTCTTTATCAACTCTGAACGATCAGCAGCCTGGAATCTCCCTAAGAACACATAATGTAATTACTAACAACTAGCGAGAGAGAACCCTggtagccattttttttttaattccatactCAGGAAGCCGCAAACTAAGACTGAAATATTGCTGTTCTATCTGAAAATTCTCCTTGACTCAGTACCTATTTCAGAAGGATCTTTTCTTGGGGATCcttaaacataatttttcatCTTGAAGAAAAATAAGCGATGTCAGTGTATTTTCTTCTCAATCCAAAGTGAAGTAACAATTTCAGAAatcaattatatttaattaaaaaaaatgaactttcaaCTCAGAATAAAGTCTAGAAACCTTTAACATGACCTAGTCTACAAAATTCTAATTTAGAGACTTTGAAGTATTAAAGTTTATATGCCTATACTATCAAGGTAAGTCAATAtttgaaaactactttaaatttcttagGAAAAGATGTCAGGATGTGTAGCACGGCTTTCTGGGATGACAGGAAAGAAATAGGCTGCTTCATaaatttctctttagaacatTCCTGTGAAGAACTTCAGTTCAAAAGTCAGCACTGCAATATTGTATGAGCAGGGCTTTAGCCTTTTTACTGTTGATTCAGAGGCTCCTTCTTGTATATCTAGTAATCCACAAATAGACCTCAGGAAACAGGAAAGGTTCCATTTCAATTATCCTCACCAAACCCAGTTCGCAGGTATTTTGGAGGATGAAAGACAGGGGTGTGACAATTTTCCCTAAGAAAAGACAACTTCTGGGCAGACAATAGAACCACTGGTACCTTTTATGGCCAGTTACTCTAGCAGGGAAATTTCTATGCTAAGTGAAGCAAGAATAAAAATGAGGATTAAGTGATACTGCTTGAAAAAGAACTGCGGCAATTTAAATGACCACGTGGTAGATGAATAAAACCACGTGATTAGAAGTCATAAAACTACAGTTCAAGTCCCAGTTCCACCCTAACCAAACTGTGAGACACTGGGTAAGTCAGCCTCTCTAGACCACAGGTTTCTTATTGGCCAAGAACTGCAAGATCCCTTAAATGGGATCTTCTGAAGTAGAGTTCTAAAACAAGGTACACAAAATCTAAATTGTAAATTTTAAGGACTAACCTTTATGTTTCAGATGAGTTCTTTAGGCAGCATATGCTTAACATATCCATGGTAGTATATAGTCATGATCATGCTTTGAGTAGGTTTTTCTTAAACACTGTGTTATAGACGGAATGCGtcccccaaaaattcatatgttgaagccctaaccccccaGTGAGTGCGAGGTcactgggaggtaattagatttCGATGAAGTCATGAGGATGAAGCTCCCATGATGAGATTATAATCCTTTTAAGAAGAAGACACACCAGAGCTCTCTCTGCCACATGACGACACAGTGGCAGCCAC comes from the Pan troglodytes isolate AG18354 chromosome 13, NHGRI_mPanTro3-v2.0_pri, whole genome shotgun sequence genome and includes:
- the TMEM237 gene encoding transmembrane protein 237 isoform X1 produces the protein MGKNPVRPPRALPPVPSQDDIPLSRPKKKKPRTKNTPASASLEGLAQTAGRRPSEGSEPSTKELKEHPEAPVQRRQKKTRLPLELETSSTQKKSSSSSLLRNENGIDAEPAEEAVIQKPRRKTKKTQPAELQYANELGVEDEDIITDEQTTVEQQSVFTAPTGISQPVGKVFVEKSRRFQAADRSELIKTTENIDVSMDMKPSWTTRDVALTVHRAFRMIGLFSHGFLAGCAVWNIVVIYVLAGDQLSNLSNLLQQYKTLAYPFQSLLYLLLALSTISAFDRIDFAKISVAIRNFLALDPTALASFLYFTALILSLSQQMTSDRIHLYTPSSVNGSLWEAGIEEQILQPWIVVNLVVALLVGLSWLFLSYRPGMDLSEELMFSSEVEEYPDKEKEIKASS